Genomic DNA from Oryza sativa Japonica Group chromosome 5, ASM3414082v1:
TGGAAGGCTTAGGCTTAGGCTAGATAGGTCGATGCGGTGCAACGAGTAGAAGTCTCCATGGTTCAACATCATACTCACAAATCGACGAAGGTGGCTCACAGTCGATTGATCCGcttgacgccgccgcccaccggaaTCAATGGAAGGTTTGTTGCCGGCGGtgcaccgatcgatcgatcgatcgatcgatgaaggAGTGCACAATGTATGTACGTAGGGTAGGTGAGATCGATCTATGGCGGCAGCTGGATCCAGCCTAGGATCATGTATGGGCTTGGCCCACTTATAGCCTAGCCGGGGCGTTGTGAGGGCCACAAGGAGAGTGGACTTCGCAATAGTTCGTTGGCAGTCACAACTTTTAGGGGCTCTATGGCAGTCGCAACTTTTCCCTGCTGCCTTTGGtaaggggatgacaggtgggccccttgGTCGGTGCATAGTTTTTTGGCCCCAATTTAAGTCGGTTTGGTCTGACTTGTGAGCCCATCAATCCGTGTGCTCTCACGTGATTCGTCGGAAGTGTGTTTCTTTACATACCAACTTTTATGGTATATTCCCTGCATACATAGTATTTCTCTAATACAAATGCAACTACATTATTTATGTCGAGGGAGTAGATCCCGACAACGGTATTTGTAGAGTACGGGGATCGTTGGTGCCAGGGTATACGTGAGATTGAGGTAGAAGAGACGGAGACAAGGATTTGTATATAGATTCGGGCCCCTTAACTGACAAGTAATAGCTCAACTCCTATTgtcgaagccggtgttgctcttataTATATCAGTATCACTCGAGTACAATATTTTGGATGACCTAATCTAGTCGGTGTCGGCTTGGCAGCATGGATCTCCAACACGTAGTCGACGGCTAGTGTAGTCTTCTCCTCGAATATGAACTCAGCGAGATTAGAGGTAACGCTAGATCCCTCATGTCGATCTTTGTGGCTCAGTTGAGTATGTCTATATAAGCTTGCCTTCTGTTGGTCTAGATCTATGTTGGCTTGTGTTGTTATCATTGTTGCCTCTCTGACTTGGCTTCTGTTGGCTTGTTAGcatgcctctcctcctcctaggGAGTCTTGCATTTATACCCTCGGATGTCccattgtccaagtagaactaagaAAAGTATGAATACGATCCGTGTAAACCTTGTAGTGCCTGAGTAGAACTCTGcttctccttccttatccggaacacTTTTCGTATATGAGATTTGATTCCatataagacttggtatatggtgggtccCGCCGAGCCTAACCCAAAACTATTAGGTATGTCTTATCTATAACACTGACAATTTATTACTGGCATATGTGTAGGAAATATTAGTTCTCCCtttatatattatgatagttaaCGGTCAAAATCAGTAGTGCTTAACAACCATCAACAACAGCACAGGCACTTGAGGAGGACTTATCAAATGTGCTTAGAATTAAGAGCGTACTTAGAGTACCAACATCCTTTTAAGTGAAATATGGTCTCAATTGAAAGGGCTTGTGAGAACTAATAGCTAGCTTTAGGTTGATGTTGGATTTTCTATCTTTGTCATTTCTATCGAGTTCTTGCTTAGACTATTTAATGTTGTTAACTTTCACCTCTTAATTGCTTTTGAGCAGCAGATGTAATAGTAGCTTTAATTCTCAACTCTTAATtatacttttgtttttttattgaaattttCTCCGGTGTCTTGGGCTATTAAATGATGTTATCATCAACTAATAACTTCCCTAACCTTCACCATTTTTAACAATTCCGTTTTTTCCCCTTGTGAGCATGATCGTGTAAATATAAGGGTTGAGACCAAACATAACAGCCATATCGGTACATCAATTTTGCCTAGCATCTATCGGGCCAGCCAATTTGAGGTGCATGCATGCCATCGAACCACGGGCTGGACTATCAATGGGCCGGGCCCATATATGATCGCGCCGCggccatcgatcgatctcgccGACCCACCCctacatacgtacgtacgtacgtcgtgcgccgccgcggaCAAACCCTCCTCCATCGAttccggtgggcggcggcggcggcgtcaagcgGATCGATCGACTATGAGCCGCCTCCGTCGATTCGTGAATCTGCTGGTGGAGAGTAGTGGAGGCCTCTACTCACTCCGCCGCATCGACCTCTCCCGCCACCCGCTCTTCTACCCGactccggccgctgccgccgccgcggggccgCGTGATCTGCGCGTGCAACGAGAGGAGGAGTACGAATTCCAGTGGCCCAAGctgaacgacgacgacgagaggaggaggaagaagaagatgaaacgACATGAGGCGGTGGAGACCTTGCGGCAGCTGCCGTCGATCGTCAGCATGGCGCCGTCTCCCCCAACTCCGGCGGGAGGATTCGGCTTCGACTGCTTCCCTCTCGCTGAGTCGGAGAGCAAGGTCGTCTTCGCCGACCACGCCGGCCGCGCCTTCCTCTACGACGCCGACGGCAACCGCTTCACCGGCATGCCCAGCCTCCACGCTCCCAAGGGCGACTCCCCCGTCGCCGTCTCCATTGCCGCGCAGGGCGAGGAAGAAAGCAAGCTCTACGTCATGGAAAACACCCTCCGCCcggagagcagcggcggcggcggcggcggcagcttgtTCCAGTTCGAGGTGTTCGACCATCGCAAGCCCGAGccaacgtcgccgccgtggGAAAAGTACTGGCACTGCgacccgctcccgccgccgccgttcgtctTCGACTCCGGCGGCATGGTGGAGTCGTACGCGGTGATCGGACACGTCATCGTCGTGTCCGTCAGCGATGTGGGCACCTACTGCTTCGACACGGCGAGCCGGAGCTGGAGCCGCGCCGGCGAGTGGGCGCTGCCGTTCGCCGGCAAGGCGGAGTACGTCCCGGAGCTGAAGCTCTGGTTCGGCATAGCAGCCAAGGGCGAGTGctccccgtgcgccgccgacCTCTCCCCCGTCGCGAGgggcgagccgccgtcgccggggtACATCTGGGAGGACCTTGACCTGCCGGAGGAGTGGGAGCCGAGCTGGGGCTCCCACCtcgtcgtcctcggctccgGCAGGTTCTGCATCGCCAGGTTCTTCCAGCTCGCGCGAACCGATGACAACATCATGAACGACCACGTCGAGGACATCACCTTCCCGGTGTTCACCGGACTGGAGGTGCtgcctccggctccggcgacggcgaccggcgatggcggcggatcAGGCGATCATCGGAAGGAAGGGCTCCGTATGATCAAGCACAAGTCGAGGCGTTACGCCGAGCTCGACGACGATGGCATTAGAAGCGTCAAATCCGTGCTCTAAACTTCGTCTAGCTTAATTTGTTCATGAGATATATAACAGCATTGTTTATGATCTACATTTAATTTAAGTACTTCCATACCCCAGTTATAATCTATATTTGACGTTTTTGATAAGATCTTGTCAAACTTTTTGTACTCGATTTTGCTAGATATTTGTCATCAAATTTCTCCCCCTAATATTtgtcagatgtaattacagtataatcgtagtgtaattacactgtaacttgcatgtaattacactgtaactataatgtaacttgtatataactttcaagaatctctcggtaacatgttatttcaataaaatagaggtcgtgggaacaaattctctcatatatgtgtgtgatgtgatttttttttcctccatagaacaaatcttgtaatagatctaacgattcaaaattacgtgaaacttacatacaagttacactatagttacatgcaagttacagtgtaattatatacaagttatattgtaattacactacgattgtactataattacatctgtcaagattttagtagaaaatttgtcgacaaatgtataggtggtccctttGTACTTTGATCATCGATGATTTCTCATTGCTTAGTCTGAAAAACAAATTTGGTACATGTAATTTGGTACCCCTTGCAAAAGTACTGTATTTACTCCCTCCctctataaaaatataatatgtcAGTGTTTTCACAAAatcaatatttaaaaatttgactCGGGAAATATGAAAAGAGCGAAATCAGCGGATGTTCAGACACAAAGAGCTATTGGCAACAAATCTAATAGATCAGAGAGGAGGCAAAAACTTGGATCTTGGCAGGAGCAGAGGCCTTGTAGCCTAGTCCCTTAGGACTCgcgttttttccttttaaaaaaaatccatatactTGTACAGTTTTTTTCTCATATactattcaatgaaattggcacTATCTTGTGTcggttcgttcaaaaaaaatgacTAATAATTAAACTAAAAAATATGTGTTTATTGTCATATATGAGACttgtatttaaaaatattttcatatgatGTTAATTTTGTAGTTGTTGATAacatattatgaaaaaaataatcacaATATAATGGGGACACCGTAGAAACTTAATAGGACATAtgttggaatggagggagtagattttataaacttattttaatataaaactTACACGATGATGAGGCAACGACAGAAGACGAAACATTTTTCACTTGGGCTAGGAGATCCTTTCTTTTACCCCTTTCTCTAAAAAAGGGAGCAATTaatctactccatccgttccatttatattataagatgttttaggTTTTGAATATATTCATGCATAGATCCATGTATATGTCCAattcatatggatgttaatTAGTGAATCATTTTTCTCTTCCTTCATGACCAAGTCCAAGAACCTGCTGAGCTTTGCCCAGTGTCCACCAGATAgctttcccctttttcctcacCACTACTCCTCTCATGTCAGCAATGGATGCAGATATGCAACTGCAAATGCAATCACAAGAGAATCATTGCCTCCAGAACTTTGCACTGCATCAAACTATCTACCTGTTCATGAAAAAGGT
This window encodes:
- the LOC107275537 gene encoding uncharacterized protein → MIAPRPSIDLADPPLHTYVRTSCAAADKPSSIDSGGRRRRRQADRSTMSRLRRFVNLLVESSGGLYSLRRIDLSRHPLFYPTPAAAAAAGPRDLRVQREEEYEFQWPKLNDDDERRRKKKMKRHEAVETLRQLPSIVSMAPSPPTPAGGFGFDCFPLAESESKVVFADHAGRAFLYDADGNRFTGMPSLHAPKGDSPVAVSIAAQGEEESKLYVMENTLRPESSGGGGGGSLFQFEVFDHRKPEPTSPPWEKYWHCDPLPPPPFVFDSGGMVESYAVIGHVIVVSVSDVGTYCFDTASRSWSRAGEWALPFAGKAEYVPELKLWFGIAAKGECSPCAADLSPVARGEPPSPGYIWEDLDLPEEWEPSWGSHLVVLGSGRFCIARFFQLARTDDNIMNDHVEDITFPVFTGLEVLPPAPATATGDGGGSGDHRKEGLRMIKHKSRRYAELDDDGIRSVKSVL